One window of Microcoleus vaginatus PCC 9802 genomic DNA carries:
- a CDS encoding 16S rRNA (uracil(1498)-N(3))-methyltransferase: protein MPQLQRLAVTATQICDRQIDLTREQQHYLNRVLRLQAGDRFIAMDGRGHWWLAVLEAQETGLIASITEEIAVNRELPVEVTLMAALPKGNGFDDVVRQATELGVASIVPVTSDRTLLKPSDQKVDRWRRIAAEAAEQSERQIVPTILEPISFDLAVKDCNQKYRFICVARGDNRHLWDCLAAVAPPQSPLIRGEQDGGELSIVIAIGPEGGWTEGEVKRAIEFDFEAVSLGRRILRAVTAPMVALSLVGVAFEKC from the coding sequence ATGCCTCAATTACAAAGATTAGCAGTTACTGCCACTCAAATTTGCGATCGCCAAATCGACCTAACTAGGGAACAACAGCATTATTTAAATCGAGTGCTACGTTTGCAAGCGGGCGATCGATTTATTGCGATGGACGGTCGAGGGCATTGGTGGTTAGCCGTCCTAGAAGCCCAGGAAACAGGGTTAATTGCCTCCATAACCGAGGAGATTGCTGTTAACAGGGAGCTACCCGTTGAGGTGACTTTGATGGCGGCTTTGCCCAAAGGAAACGGCTTTGACGACGTTGTGAGACAGGCGACTGAGTTGGGTGTGGCAAGTATTGTGCCGGTAACGAGCGATCGAACTTTGCTCAAACCAAGTGATCAAAAAGTCGATCGGTGGAGAAGAATTGCTGCGGAGGCGGCGGAACAGTCGGAACGTCAAATTGTGCCGACGATTTTAGAGCCTATTTCGTTTGATCTTGCTGTGAAAGATTGCAATCAAAAATATCGATTTATTTGTGTGGCTCGCGGGGACAATCGGCATTTGTGGGATTGTTTAGCCGCTGTGGCTCCCCCCCAGTCTCCCTTAATAAGGGGGGAGCAAGATGGGGGAGAATTATCGATTGTCATAGCTATTGGCCCGGAGGGTGGATGGACTGAGGGTGAGGTGAAAAGAGCGATCGAATTTGATTTTGAAGCTGTTTCTTTGGGTAGGAGAATTTTAAGAGCGGTGACAGCTCCCATGGTGGCTTTATCTTTAGTTGGCGTGGCATTTGAGAAGTGCTAA
- a CDS encoding glyoxalase, with translation MNQVLFHLAFPVTDIAQTKAFYVDGLGCELGRESPNSAIMGLCGHQIVAHVSREPLTPQRGIYPRHFGLIFTSEADWEALLEKAQQNNLNFYQEPRRRFVGLPTEHRTFFLEDPFHNILEFKYYCEAEAIFGRSEYAEVGDTV, from the coding sequence ATGAACCAAGTCTTATTTCATCTTGCCTTCCCGGTGACCGATATTGCCCAAACCAAAGCGTTCTACGTAGACGGGCTCGGCTGCGAACTAGGTCGCGAATCGCCTAATTCTGCGATTATGGGTTTGTGCGGCCATCAAATTGTCGCCCACGTCAGCCGCGAACCTTTGACGCCTCAGCGAGGCATCTATCCCCGGCATTTTGGGTTAATTTTTACTTCTGAAGCTGACTGGGAAGCGTTGTTAGAGAAAGCCCAGCAAAACAACTTAAATTTCTATCAAGAACCGAGACGGCGATTTGTCGGTTTGCCTACAGAACACCGTACTTTCTTCTTAGAAGACCCTTTCCACAATATACTTGAGTTCAAGTATTATTGTGAAGCTGAAGCAATTTTTGGTCGCAGCGAATACGCTGAAGTTGGCGATACAGTTTAG
- a CDS encoding chlororespiratory reduction protein 7, whose product MSLYDEDTFVVLETNQPEQFLTAAELLEKLKAVLAEEHEDLPQDVHKISGVEAQAKYLIDTYCELDVGQGKYLQWYAVRLEK is encoded by the coding sequence ATGTCACTGTATGACGAAGACACGTTTGTGGTCTTAGAAACAAACCAGCCAGAGCAGTTTTTGACGGCGGCGGAACTGTTAGAAAAGCTGAAAGCAGTGTTAGCCGAGGAACACGAAGATTTGCCGCAGGACGTGCATAAAATATCTGGCGTGGAAGCTCAAGCCAAGTATTTAATTGATACTTATTGTGAATTAGATGTCGGGCAGGGAAAATATTTGCAGTGGTATGCAGTACGCTTGGAAAAGTAA
- a CDS encoding tetratricopeptide repeat protein: MTDINQITAALEGKDYKQAAQLIKQLQKESPENPWVQYYIARYYELTNNLEKAQTTYKQILRDITNAKIVSQTRQAIQRIETAQQNLRQQAIETAKNDPSNLEPGLLILEPVSPENKPAAIQNISRIFKIDAYTTRMQIQSRGWRLYKTGPIAELRIYGQELLNAGIPVFWATLSDIQKIQIFRVQHFQSLSSPAVVCKDKLDRLGAIEFNWSEVTQRVEGLLPMFIEVMDYSPNRRKEQFRHREIRQDYAQICDLHIPSRNCILRICDQSYEFQQGVDFTKASAELPTLPNHKNKTSRVKNSQQIPQSTTRINWNHLLEIFDRQLDVTVWSEFTPFADTVLDYTNMLSKIESHIEVERKSETPWDSAFQLYSGLAFLRNPENRE; encoded by the coding sequence ATGACAGACATCAACCAAATAACCGCCGCCCTAGAGGGTAAAGACTACAAACAAGCTGCCCAACTCATCAAACAACTACAAAAAGAATCCCCCGAAAATCCGTGGGTACAATACTATATCGCCCGCTACTACGAACTCACCAACAACCTCGAAAAAGCCCAAACAACCTACAAACAAATACTCCGCGACATCACCAACGCCAAAATCGTCTCCCAGACCCGCCAAGCTATTCAACGGATTGAAACCGCACAACAAAACCTCCGCCAACAAGCCATAGAAACCGCCAAAAACGACCCCAGCAACCTCGAACCCGGACTCCTTATCCTCGAACCCGTGAGTCCCGAAAACAAACCCGCAGCCATTCAAAATATCAGCAGAATCTTTAAAATCGACGCCTACACAACCCGGATGCAAATCCAAAGCCGCGGCTGGAGACTTTACAAAACTGGCCCCATCGCCGAACTCCGAATTTACGGTCAAGAACTCCTCAACGCCGGCATTCCCGTATTTTGGGCAACCCTAAGCGATATTCAAAAAATCCAAATCTTCCGAGTGCAACACTTCCAGTCTCTCTCTTCCCCAGCCGTTGTTTGCAAAGATAAACTCGATCGACTCGGTGCGATCGAATTTAACTGGTCAGAAGTTACCCAAAGAGTAGAAGGCTTGTTGCCGATGTTCATCGAAGTCATGGACTACTCCCCCAACCGAAGAAAGGAGCAATTTCGCCACAGAGAAATCAGGCAAGATTACGCTCAAATCTGTGACTTGCACATTCCCAGCAGAAACTGCATTCTGCGAATTTGCGACCAAAGTTACGAATTTCAACAAGGAGTTGACTTCACCAAAGCTTCAGCCGAGCTCCCCACTTTACCGAACCACAAAAACAAAACATCGAGAGTCAAAAACTCTCAACAAATTCCTCAAAGTACCACCCGAATTAACTGGAATCACTTACTGGAAATATTCGATCGCCAGCTTGACGTTACAGTTTGGTCAGAATTTACGCCCTTTGCCGACACAGTGCTCGATTACACTAATATGTTGAGCAAGATCGAATCTCATATAGAAGTCGAGCGCAAATCCGAAACTCCTTGGGACTCAGCTTTTCAGCTATACAGCGGATTAGCCTTCCTCAGAAACCCAGAAAATAGGGAATAG
- a CDS encoding YgiT-type zinc finger domain-containing protein — MNNDFWQETMVEEKVSYTLEINGKFIIIENVPARVCVETGERFFSPETVEQLQKMIWEDRKPIRVIETPVFEFA, encoded by the coding sequence ATGAACAATGATTTTTGGCAAGAAACAATGGTGGAAGAAAAAGTAAGTTATACCCTGGAAATCAATGGTAAGTTTATTATCATTGAAAATGTTCCTGCTAGAGTGTGTGTGGAAACGGGAGAGCGTTTTTTTTCACCTGAAACTGTGGAACAGTTGCAGAAGATGATTTGGGAAGATAGAAAGCCTATTAGAGTGATTGAAACACCTGTTTTTGAGTTTGCTTAG
- a CDS encoding triacylglycerol lipase, which translates to MNSSLDRNPVILIHGIWDTKIIFSKMSARLTELGWSVHSLNLTPNDGSLGLDLLAKQLADYISETFEPEQPLDIVGYSMGGIVSRYYVQRLGGINRVQRFITLSSPHHGTLTAYSLRLPGYLDMRPDSGLLRDLNQDVTMLKRINFTSMWTPFDIMIVPANSSQMPVGKEVKVNVLLHRQMVTEPLSINAIVEELKAPIENKIPT; encoded by the coding sequence ATGAACAGTTCGCTCGATCGCAATCCCGTCATCCTCATACACGGCATCTGGGACACAAAGATTATTTTCAGCAAAATGTCCGCCCGCCTCACCGAACTCGGATGGTCAGTCCACAGCCTCAACCTCACCCCCAACGACGGCAGCCTCGGCCTTGACTTACTGGCAAAGCAACTCGCAGACTACATCTCTGAAACCTTCGAGCCAGAACAGCCTTTAGACATAGTAGGCTACAGCATGGGTGGCATTGTCAGTCGCTACTACGTCCAGCGACTCGGGGGAATCAACCGCGTACAGCGCTTCATCACCCTATCTTCCCCCCACCACGGCACCCTCACCGCTTATTCCCTACGCCTACCAGGATACCTGGATATGCGCCCCGATAGTGGCTTGCTGCGCGATTTAAATCAAGATGTGACAATGCTCAAACGCATAAACTTTACATCAATGTGGACGCCATTTGACATAATGATTGTACCGGCGAACAGCTCCCAAATGCCAGTAGGTAAAGAAGTTAAAGTCAACGTTTTGCTGCACCGCCAAATGGTGACAGAACCCCTAAGTATTAACGCAATAGTTGAAGAGCTCAAAGCACCTATTGAAAATAAAATTCCCACTTAA
- a CDS encoding DUF1311 domain-containing protein — translation MKIELRKGRSPFWSIPYGIASLHALLAIFGTTSVSAQSPIFPIAQQINCDRPQGDAQVRTCIQLRYEASDKRMNEVYKQLISSLSDEEQSILTEAQLGWIQLRDKTCEFEVYTSRGGTGYRGFLNECLDRVTQQRTVELEKYLKQR, via the coding sequence ATGAAAATAGAGTTGAGGAAAGGTCGATCGCCCTTTTGGTCGATTCCCTACGGGATAGCTTCGCTTCACGCGCTTTTGGCAATTTTTGGTACAACATCAGTTTCTGCACAATCTCCGATTTTTCCCATTGCTCAACAGATTAATTGCGATCGCCCGCAAGGAGATGCACAAGTCAGAACTTGTATTCAATTGAGGTACGAGGCCTCGGACAAACGAATGAACGAGGTTTACAAACAACTAATTTCCTCATTGAGCGACGAAGAGCAATCAATTCTTACGGAAGCACAATTAGGGTGGATTCAGTTAAGAGATAAAACCTGTGAATTTGAAGTTTATACAAGTCGTGGCGGTACGGGTTATCGAGGTTTCCTCAATGAATGTTTGGATCGCGTGACTCAACAGCGCACTGTGGAACTAGAAAAGTATTTAAAACAAAGATAA
- a CDS encoding alpha/beta fold hydrolase has protein sequence MNSNFSRNPVLLIHGIFRKSGIFYKMSAYLTQLGWSVYTLNLSPHWGNASIDELAQQIADYIDKTFAPEQPLDIVGLSMGGLVTRYYLQRLGGINRVQRFIAISSPHSGTWMAYTLWGKGCVQMRPGSAFLEDLNRDAVLLEKLNFTSIWTAWDFIIVPASSSQISAAKEVKLSVFAHAMMARHSSSLKAVAEALSEPLKINN, from the coding sequence ATGAATAGCAATTTCAGCCGCAACCCAGTCTTGCTAATTCACGGAATCTTCCGAAAATCGGGAATTTTTTACAAAATGTCTGCCTACCTCACCCAACTGGGATGGTCAGTATATACCCTCAATCTCTCGCCCCATTGGGGCAACGCCAGCATAGACGAATTAGCCCAACAAATAGCAGATTATATAGACAAAACCTTTGCGCCCGAACAGCCTCTCGATATAGTAGGATTGAGTATGGGCGGTTTAGTAACTCGCTACTACCTGCAAAGGTTAGGCGGCATTAACCGAGTGCAGCGCTTTATTGCCATATCTTCTCCTCACAGCGGTACTTGGATGGCTTACACTCTCTGGGGAAAAGGCTGCGTTCAAATGCGTCCTGGCAGTGCTTTTCTGGAAGATTTAAATCGAGATGCTGTCTTGTTGGAAAAGCTCAATTTTACTTCGATTTGGACAGCTTGGGATTTCATCATCGTACCTGCTTCTAGTTCCCAAATATCTGCTGCCAAAGAAGTAAAATTGTCTGTTTTCGCCCATGCCATGATGGCGAGGCATTCCAGCAGTTTAAAAGCTGTGGCTGAAGCACTGTCTGAACCATTGAAAATTAATAATTAA
- a CDS encoding DUF4258 domain-containing protein, whose amino-acid sequence MTIIEKIRVKIVKNDFELSQHAVNQSIVRRIRVQELREAIMAGEVIEEYPDDKYGPSCLIFGLTIANRPLHVQCSYPSRPLVKIITLYEPAPKIWIDFKLRINQNEQ is encoded by the coding sequence ATGACAATCATTGAAAAAATACGTGTTAAAATTGTAAAAAATGATTTTGAGCTTTCACAACACGCAGTAAACCAAAGCATCGTTCGCCGTATCAGGGTACAAGAACTCCGGGAAGCAATAATGGCTGGTGAAGTTATCGAAGAGTATCCCGATGACAAATATGGCCCAAGCTGTTTGATTTTCGGTTTGACCATTGCCAATAGACCTTTGCACGTTCAGTGCAGTTATCCATCTCGTCCTTTGGTAAAAATCATTACTTTATACGAACCAGCTCCGAAAATTTGGATTGATTTTAAGTTAAGGATAAATCAAAATGAACAATGA
- the sir gene encoding sulfite reductase, ferredoxin dependent — MITSSTSTPVARKPSKSEGLKERSNYLREPVATELLQETTHFTEEGLQILKFHGSYQQDNRDNRVKGQEKDYQFMLRTRNPGGFTPPQLYLALDKVSEEYGNHTLRVTTRQGFQLHGVLKKNLKAVFSSIIKNMGSTLGACGDLNRNIMAPPAPYKNRPEYQYALQYANNVADLLTPQTGAYYEIWLDGEKAVSAEEDPAVKAARQKNGNGTIFSDDKEEPIYGSHYMPRKFKCSVTVPGDNSIDLYSQDLSLVVITNEAGELQGFDVFAGGGLGRTHNKEETFARVADEICYVAKDDVYDLVKAIVATQRDYGDRTDRRHARLKYLINDKGVQWFREKVAEYFGKPLEAFKPLPEWKYFDFLGWHEQGDGKLFVGISVDNGRIKDEGSFQLKTALREIVQKHNLPILATPHQNVLIYDISPDIKEEIQGILDRCGIQRETAIDPLVRYGMACPAMPTCGLAITESERVMPSILERIRALLTKVGLQDEHLVVRMTGCPNGCARPYMAELGFVGSSPESYQIWLGGSPDQTRLAKPIEEKLHVNDFEAFLEPIFVYFKQKRQLSESFGNFCDRVGLESIRQFVTNYQSADSMTTEINELEVTSSNDDGNDAATASGGKVRRRISVRDEIYNELKEEAARQGKPITQLATEAISTYLKKIKEEA, encoded by the coding sequence ATGATCACATCTTCCACTTCAACCCCTGTTGCGCGCAAGCCCTCTAAATCAGAAGGTCTCAAAGAACGCAGCAACTATTTACGAGAACCCGTTGCGACTGAACTGTTACAAGAAACTACCCACTTCACCGAAGAAGGGCTTCAGATTCTCAAATTTCATGGCTCGTACCAGCAAGACAACCGCGACAATCGAGTTAAAGGACAAGAAAAAGATTATCAGTTCATGCTCCGCACCCGCAATCCCGGCGGGTTCACTCCGCCGCAATTATACCTAGCCTTAGACAAGGTATCTGAAGAATACGGCAACCACACGCTCCGCGTCACAACGCGCCAAGGTTTCCAACTTCACGGCGTGTTGAAAAAAAATCTTAAAGCAGTGTTTTCCTCAATTATTAAAAATATGGGGTCAACCTTGGGAGCTTGCGGCGACTTGAACCGCAACATCATGGCACCTCCAGCACCGTACAAAAATCGCCCAGAATACCAGTATGCGCTGCAATACGCTAACAATGTCGCCGATTTGCTGACACCGCAAACTGGTGCTTATTATGAAATTTGGTTGGACGGCGAAAAAGCTGTTTCGGCCGAAGAAGACCCCGCAGTGAAGGCCGCGAGACAGAAAAACGGCAACGGCACAATCTTTAGCGACGACAAAGAAGAACCGATTTACGGCAGCCATTATATGCCGCGGAAGTTCAAGTGTTCCGTTACCGTCCCCGGAGACAATTCAATTGACTTGTACTCTCAGGATTTGAGCTTGGTGGTAATTACCAATGAAGCTGGCGAGTTGCAAGGTTTTGACGTGTTTGCTGGCGGCGGTTTGGGCCGTACTCACAACAAAGAAGAGACTTTTGCGCGGGTTGCGGATGAGATTTGCTATGTTGCCAAGGATGATGTTTACGATTTGGTCAAGGCAATTGTAGCAACCCAAAGAGATTACGGCGATCGCACAGACAGACGGCACGCGCGACTAAAGTACCTGATTAACGACAAAGGCGTACAGTGGTTCCGCGAAAAAGTAGCCGAATATTTTGGCAAGCCGCTAGAAGCCTTTAAACCGCTGCCTGAGTGGAAGTATTTTGATTTCTTGGGCTGGCACGAACAAGGAGACGGTAAACTGTTTGTCGGCATTTCCGTGGATAATGGCCGGATCAAGGATGAAGGTTCATTTCAGCTAAAAACGGCTTTGCGGGAAATTGTCCAGAAGCACAACTTGCCGATACTGGCGACGCCACACCAAAACGTGCTGATTTACGATATTTCGCCGGATATTAAAGAAGAAATTCAGGGAATACTCGATCGATGCGGCATTCAGCGGGAAACTGCGATCGATCCATTGGTGCGCTATGGGATGGCGTGTCCGGCAATGCCGACTTGCGGGCTGGCGATTACCGAATCTGAGCGCGTGATGCCGAGCATTTTAGAGCGGATTCGGGCGCTTTTGACGAAAGTCGGCTTGCAAGACGAGCATTTGGTGGTGCGGATGACTGGTTGCCCAAATGGATGCGCCCGCCCTTATATGGCAGAATTGGGGTTTGTCGGGAGTTCGCCGGAATCCTACCAGATTTGGCTGGGCGGTTCTCCAGATCAAACGCGGCTGGCAAAACCAATTGAGGAAAAGCTGCACGTCAATGATTTTGAAGCTTTTCTGGAGCCGATTTTTGTTTATTTCAAGCAAAAACGGCAACTGAGCGAGAGTTTTGGCAATTTTTGCGATCGCGTCGGGTTAGAATCTATCCGTCAATTTGTAACCAACTACCAATCTGCTGACTCGATGACAACTGAGATAAATGAATTAGAAGTTACGTCTAGTAACGATGACGGGAACGACGCTGCCACTGCTAGCGGTGGCAAAGTCCGCCGTCGAATTAGCGTCCGCGATGAAATCTACAACGAGCTCAAGGAAGAAGCAGCCCGTCAGGGCAAGCCGATTACACAACTAGCTACAGAGGCGATTTCAACTTATTTAAAAAAGATTAAGGAGGAAGCATAA
- a CDS encoding TIGR00297 family protein: MQNSELFFNYLSWSNPWWVAIALNTVLIAIATIAPKKLLTPAGQFHGWVLGVLIWGCLGWQGYAVVMFYFLVGSGVTRIGKAQKEAEGIAEKRSGARGPENVWGSALTATLCALGVLALSILGDTGKMSVPQDAISLLLLGYAASFCTKLSDTCASEIGKAYGKRTFLITSLQPVPRGTEGAVSLEGTIAGIVGSILIALLSWAVGLIDLTGIVFCLIAAFIATNIESVIGATVQSKFEWLTNEVVNFFNTLIGAIAAIVLAATWRAFLA, encoded by the coding sequence ATGCAGAATTCAGAATTGTTCTTTAATTATTTATCTTGGTCTAATCCTTGGTGGGTGGCGATCGCCCTAAATACAGTTTTAATCGCGATCGCCACCATTGCTCCTAAAAAATTGCTCACTCCCGCTGGCCAATTTCACGGCTGGGTATTGGGCGTGCTCATCTGGGGCTGTTTGGGATGGCAAGGCTATGCTGTGGTGATGTTTTACTTTCTTGTCGGATCGGGAGTTACCCGCATCGGCAAAGCCCAAAAAGAAGCAGAAGGCATAGCCGAAAAGCGTTCAGGCGCCCGAGGCCCAGAAAATGTCTGGGGTTCGGCTTTAACCGCCACTCTTTGCGCTTTGGGAGTTTTGGCATTATCTATTTTAGGAGATACAGGCAAAATGTCTGTGCCACAAGATGCTATTTCCCTGTTATTGCTGGGTTACGCGGCGAGTTTTTGCACCAAACTTTCCGATACCTGCGCTAGCGAAATCGGCAAAGCTTACGGGAAGCGGACTTTTTTGATTACCAGCTTGCAGCCTGTACCTAGGGGTACGGAAGGGGCCGTAAGTTTGGAAGGAACGATCGCAGGTATTGTCGGCTCAATTCTGATCGCACTTTTGAGTTGGGCCGTCGGTTTAATTGACTTGACAGGAATTGTTTTTTGTCTTATTGCAGCTTTTATTGCCACGAACATCGAGAGCGTCATTGGGGCGACGGTGCAATCAAAGTTTGAGTGGCTGACGAACGAGGTGGTAAATTTTTTTAATACACTCATAGGAGCGATCGCAGCGATCGTTTTAGCGGCGACCTGGAGAGCTTTTTTAGCTTAG